In Miscanthus floridulus cultivar M001 chromosome 19, ASM1932011v1, whole genome shotgun sequence, the DNA window CCGTCTTTCTCACTAGTTAACATACGAGTTGCTCGAAGTTGCGAACCTCAATGATGTAGGCAGTGGTTCATTGTGGAAGTAGTCGCTCACATCAGGAAGACGATGAAGTGGTACTAGCCGCTAAAACGATGAAGTAGAACTAGCCACCGGGAAGAAGATGAGCAGAAGTAGTCGTGCTCAtgctccccaaaaacctgattCGCCTGCACACCTGAGCAGATGTCACAAACGGGTGTGAGTTCTGGAGACCTGCTCTTTCAACCTTCCGTGCACGTAGAGGATCAATTACTCGGTAGCAGCTCAAACGGTGAAGAGAGGGTGCTCGTGTATCGTACGCGCGAGACTTTCTGATATCCATGCCTATGCGCGAGCGAAGGTGTCGGAGAGTCACAAGAATGCACCTAGACAAACGATGATATCGGACGGAGTAATCACGGAGAGCGGAGAGGAACGGACAGAAACTCCTTCCCGTAACAGTTCTCAGTAATTTTCACCTAATGGCTCCATCAAACAACCCCGAGTGGCAAAACCTAGCCCACCCCACATCATGACATGGCATGGGCAccgcggctcggctcggctcatgcgTGCGCATGGCTCGGCCTTTGCTCTCAAGACAAGCGTCCGCAGGCACCTATTAAAGTTGAATCAATATTTAGTCAAAATCTCATACGATACTAAAACTTTAATGCACCTAGCATTTGATATGAGCTTGAggttttatttgaattaattgaacTAAAAATGAGCTAAGCCGATTAAATCCAACAACAATTTCATAGATACAATATTGAAAAGAGTTTGGTCTGTTTACGAGGCCTCTCTATCTCATGATCCGGCACTGATGATGTATGTTTTTATTAATATATAGTAGAAATTGTAAGTAGCCCTATAGGGGTAAAAAAACCAACGACTAGGCCTCTCTTCATATATATTAGTTACATGCTTATGTTTAGAACTAAATTCGATTGCTAACTAATTGTAGCTCAGTCGGTTAGATTTTTTTATGCTAGAACCTGTGTCAGGCTGTCAGCACATGAATATTTGTGGGTGTCGACGTCtatatcttttttttaaaaaaaacgaaTTCGGTTAATAAGACGGGGCCCCGTCCCACAGACATCCATACTCTTTCTTGACTAAAATGAAAGCAGCCGGTGCAAGATTCGTGTGGTCTTGAAGAATCGCAGTTCGGCATCTTCTCTGCGTGGATCGCGACAAAAACGACATCATCAGAAAAGAaacagagagaaaaaaaaattacaCCTAATTGTGACAGTGGTGTGACTGGCATATATTAAGGGCGTCCCCAACGGCCTGGGACAAGTCGCTAGCGACGAAAAAAATTATATTAAGTGGACAATCAACGCAATGGTCTGCATGCTTAAGTATATCATCATAATGCCGTTGGGACTCGTTGTCTTTGTCGCCGGAAGGCCGGAAACAGCATCTGTTTGGTCCAATATTCTTGGCACACCATTGCGCCGAACCTTGTCGTGCTCAAATGTACTCTCTCCGTCAAGTGTCGATCTCACTTTCCAAAAACATAAATATTTCTAATTTTAACTTAATATATACAACAatttattaatatttatggtgcgTAATAAATATTATTGGATTAatcatgaatatatttatataataaaatcatttaaagatataaatattgctaatattttctataaacatagtAAAATCTAAAAAAATTAATTTGTACAAAACTCTATGTAACTTccttttagaacggagggagtaaatgTGATGCTTCACACAAATACTTGTGACTCTTCAAGTGTTGGTTGTCATTTTTATTTAGTTGATTTGCTATTTTGAATTTTGTTTCGCACACATATTTGACTATGTCCACGAAATTTATCTGTTTTATTCCTTGACAAGGTCGCCCTTCCCCGTCACAGCTAAAATATCAGAACGAATAAGGGAAAACGCCACTTTATAATTCAATAATTCCTACATACACCATGTAATAATCATAATAAATATTTGATGCTCTTGATGTTATTCGATAAAACTTTTAGTTTAAAACTTTAGCCATCATCATATAAATTCTAAATATCTAGTTCAGAAACAGGAGAATTTCACATTTACAGATTTGGGCTTGGAAAGTGCTTTTATAAGAGGTCTATATAAATTTATTAGATTTTATAAACATACTTTAATAAAAAAACTATGATTAAATAGCTCATATCATAAATTTATATAAGATTTAATGACAATGTTTTTATAGTGGGCGGCGATATACTGATTGGTAGCAAGATGTATGTAGTAACTTCGTCAATCTTAGGATCTATTGGTTTAGTCTTTCGGATGTATTCATAAGGTGGTATGCACAAATATGTGTAGGTGCACATAGATGTACGAGTGTCTACATATTATAATTTGCCAAAAAAGAGAGACTTGATAAATCACAGGCGCCTGATTTTTTACTTTCTTTCCAGGCGATGAACATCATCCAACTAATCTAAACCCAATGATCGGtagttgtcggtgttttcggaccaccgacgagtaaatttgtatttacgcgtctggctcacatggtgtgctcggaggacacaagggtttatactggttcggggggaacgtccctacgtccagttcgctgctgctcgtgttaccggcacttggtttgcagtaggggttacaaacaggcaagagagggagaggatcccaagtctctggtggaaggaatgAACGGGAGctaagagctcgcttgccgctcagccgtgtgctcgtgtcatgctccCGTGTTCCGATCTTTGTGTCGAGAGCCCCCTTTTCCCTGTGGGACGCCCTGCTTCTCCATTTATAAACGAAGGAAAAGCgcgtgtgggggtataaccccaggtacccacggcAAGGGACATGGGCCGCACGGTCAGGGacagtccagcccacaagattcaAGACTTACGGTGCACGACAATGCTCGACGTACActacaagacatctagaagatttgATACTACAGATATTGTAATCTAATACTTGCCATATAACCgactaggatactttccttgtaactctacccctccagagtatataaggaggggcaggggtcccctagttggCATGCCCCATCCCACATCTAATcacacacgtaatatcatacgatagccaatacaaaccaacagaccacaggagtagggtattacgtcgtgcagaCGGCCCGAACAtctctaactcttgtgtctctgtttcCTTTTTGTTCATGATTACACGCACCTCcgccgatcaatctatcttcatgggatacccctcgaaggactgtcgatgatattctatcgacagttggcgcgccaggttcatggacttcatcgctgaccagttGGTCAGACTGCTCGGCACTCACTCCTGCTCGGcgttcacttcaccgccgaccagttggttggactgctcatcgcatgggcttcatcgccagctaagtTGGGGGACTCCACGGTGTTTAGATTGTTCGTCGCCTCATCGTCAGCCATGCTAGGAGCTCACCAGCTAAGTTGGAGACTCCTCGGCGTTTGGATTCTTCGTACCAGCGtcgctagctaagctggggactcctcggtgtttggattcttcgtgcaagcatcgccagctaagctggggacttccTTGGTGGTTAGATTTTGATCACCGTCTAGGTGGTCGGACCACCTGGTACTTGGACTTCtccgccgatcaactggtcggaccgctaggtttatggactttgtcgccgatcagttgatcagactattcaccggtcacttctactcaatgctcacttcgtcgtCGACCAGTTGGCCAAACTGTTcgttgctcgtgcttcatcgtcagctacgttgggggcttaccagctaagctggggactcctcggtgtttggattctttgtgcaagagttgccagctaaggctggggactcccttggcggACGGGTCTTGCTACGTCtaatcggtgtgctatcaagctgctccatgctgttcagatcagggttatgatcttgggcagcacgtctggggtcttgatatgcgcatgtcagatgacgtcgacaagctttcagacttcttttctttgaccctacttcaagattcattcttcatcttccagcaggttcggggactaagtggctacattTCCCCTggtggtgaatgtagtgcttattcttgatttaccctccttattgacggagtctaagtggctacacttctcctaagtggaagaatttttaaattttatcttgagccccttacatccttctggcaagccttacttggctaagttcgAGGTTTCCTAATCAGTTAAACTAGTCGGCATTGACTTTCACtgcccaggtcaccagttaaactggtcggctttgattttcaccgcctaggtcaccagttaaactggtcggcttcgacttccactgctcggatcaccagttaaactggtcggcttcacgTCAAACTGGTCAGACTTGTTCAAGACGGcgctgctcaaaggatacaaggcgttcgtggactagctgtggggggtatagcCCTAGGTTCCCACGGCAAGGGACATGGGCCGCACGGTCTGggacggtccagcccacaagattcaAGACTTGCGGCGCATGACACTGCTCGGCGTACACTACAAGACATCTAGAAAATTTGATACTACAGATATTATAATCTAATACTTGCCATGTAACCGACTAGGATAATTTCCTTGTAactctacccctctagagtatataaggaagggcaggggtcccctagttggCATCCCCATCCCATATCCAATCACAcaggcaatatcatacgatagccaatacaaaacaacagaccacaggagtagggtattacgtcgtgctgacgacccgaacctgtctaactcttatgtctctgttaccttcttgttcttgattacacgcacctccgccgatcaatctaccttcgtgggatacacctcggaggactgtcgacgatattctgtcgacggcgcgggttacagaggaggaaaaggagaagaacgagagagagggaggaaggcttctagggtcACCGGGTTCTTCCTCTCCTTCATGTAGGTCCCGCCGAtcttgtagatgtcaacagggacagctccatgtCACGACCCTGCTCATCACTAGCACTATGcgtaggcgtcatctgccggtcatggcgttccactccatcctggcggacgtcgtggtgaactgacgtgcctgtcagcgtccgtacaagggttaggcagaacaacaccggcacgtctgacactgttcttgatgtgaatccccaggtatggcccatcatggccacgtgTTACATGgaggcgtgccagtctcttccctagcatcagagttttgacccagacccatacccttggacctagagtggttggtggagGTATGAGTCCccatcggacgagacggaacccgcgtccttgaggtcaggcgagacagagctcgtgaccttaggcgagacggagcccgcacccaaggggtcgggcgagacggaacctgtgcccttagggtcgggtgagacggagcccgcgtacttggggtcgggcgagacggagcccgcacccaaggggtcaggtgagacggagtccacggccttgaggttgggcgagacggagcctgcgaccttagggtcgggcgagacattttaatacgtctcgagccatccggagAAGTCAGCGTGTGTGCTAActttcttgctttgggtatccctagtatcgatacccgacagtagtcATCATCATTCTTAAGACCGAACACCTTCTCTCTTGTTGTTAGTTCAtcttcactttcactttcataaATGTGTATAAATTACTACCTCTGTCCTCTTTTTAAAAGAGACAACTTACATGAATGCTCTCAAATTAAGTTTTgaccatttatttatttatttgtttttatattatattatttatgtttATGACTTATGATTGTATAATACATTTGATTATAAATCTAAGCATATCAATTTTGTATTgtaataattaaaaaaatattattcaaaTATTTTAGAGCTTAAATGTTAATATACTTGTGGACTTATAAAAGAGAATGGaactagtactccctccgtccctaaaaaaTGTAATTATAGAATAGTGTCATGTTTTATTATATcgtgtttgaccaattataaatataaaagtataaatatttataatatcaaataagtatcattagattagttacaaaatgtattttcataataaattgatttggaaCTATAAAAGTGTTACtagaaacttgatcaaacttgaatCGCTTAAACTGACACGCATACCACAGTTACATCCTTCTGGGGGACAGTTGACAGTGTCATATCATCAAATACGTAAACATGTGTgcaagccttgtcttgttccccgCGGCATCTAAGCATGGCCCAAATTGTTGGGGACGCTCACTCTACAAAACGACACTGCGATTGTGAGGTGCAATAATTTAGCCATGTCAGTGTTACAGGCTTGTGGAGAACATTTCTTGCCATCCTCGTAAGCTATAAACAAGCTATAGTAGCAACGTTGTCGTTGGGGTTGGAAGCAAGCATCGTCCCGTGCGCACACGCCAATGGATGACCGCTACTATGTCTACCTCGGACTGGCTCTGGTGTCGCTGCTCGTCGTGCTCGCGAGGCGCCGGCGCGGTCCCGCGGCCGGCCATGGCTTGCGGTTTCCGCCGGGGCCGTGGCAGCTGCCGGTCATCGGCAGCATGCACCACCTCGTGGGCCAGCTCCCGCACCGCGCGATGCGTGACCTGGCGCGGCGCCACGGGCCGGTGATGCTGCTCCGCATCGGCGAGGTGCCCACGCTGGTGATCTCGTCCCGGGAGGCGGCGCGCGAGGTGATGAAGACACACGACACCTCGTTCGCGTCGCGGCCGCTGAGCGCCACGGTGCGCGTGCTCACCAACGACGGCCGGGACATCATCTTTGCGCCCTACGGGGAGCACTGGCGCCAGCTCCGGAAGCTCGCCATCACGGAGCTCCTGAGCACGCGCCGGGTGCTGTCCTTCCGCGCCATCcgcgaggaggaggtggcggccaTGCTGCGCGCgtgcgccgccgcggccgcggagTCGCGCCCCGTGGAGATGCGCGCGCGGCTGTCGGCGCTCGTGGCCGACGCCACGGTGCGCGCCGTGATGGGCGACCGGTGCAGGGACCGCGACGTGTTCCTGCGGGAGCTCGACCGCTCCATCGGGCTCTCGGCGGGGTTCAACCCGGCGGACCTGTGGCCGTCCTCTCGCCTAGTCGGCCAGCTCAGCGGCGCCGTGCGGCGCGCGGAGGAGTGCCGCGACACGGTGTTCGGGATCCTCGACGGCATCATCAAGGAGCACCTGCAGAGGATGgacagcgccggcgccggcgccggcgaggacCTTCTCGACGTGCTGCTCAAGATACACAAGGATGGCAGCCTCCAAATCCCGCTCGACATGGACGTGCTTAAAGCCGTCATCTTCGTAAGATCTCTTTTGCTTACTATTACTAATCATTTTGATTGTTTTCTTCAATCATAGAGTTTAGATACCACACGGCAAAAACGCAAGGATCTGTCTCTTTCTCGCGTCGTTTGTCACAGTGCGCGTACCAGGAAATTGCAGGGTGCGTGAGCTTGACAGCCGTGACAGTATAGACTGCAATATGCACATCGTTTGTCCCTgaaaataacaaggcaactaacaAACCAACTGTGAGCACGGGGGAAGTTCCTTGCTCGGGAAGAAGAACAAGATAGAAATATTCGACTGGAATACTGAACTGAATATACGTGAATTAACAGTAAAGTGCTTGAAAGAAAATAACTACGGCATATTTCatttcctcctctctctctctcatccttGCTCACTCAAGTATTTATACttgggttaagtccaatttacaccctccaacttgcagcaaagttcggatttcaacctctaactccaaaaccggacaactttggccttccaactctcgaaaaagttcaactttcaaccttctgggcggttttgtggttgaacagtaacttttgatattttcgggagcgccgaaattttatattattttttcgagcatcttaacgtcctcaaatgaaaaaactcaaaactacaaagttgtagatctcatcgaggtctacaatttacatataaaaattatcttcatccgacatcgtattgaagggttttctattttttgaaatttgagtctcatcacgcgataaaatatggtgctcaaattttatattattttttttgagcatcttactgtccttaaatgaaaaaactcaaaactacaaagttgtagatctcatcgaggtctacaatttacatataaaaattatcttcatccgacatcgtattgaagggttttctattttttgaaatctcatcacgcgtgaaacaattttgtcgcgtgatgagactcaaattttaaaaaatagaaaacccttcaaaacgatgttggatgaagataatttttatatgtaaattgtagacctcgatgagatctacaactttatagttttgagttttttcatttgaggacagtaagatgctcaaaaaaataatataaaatttcagcaccatattttatcgcgtgatgagactcaaatttcaaaaaatagaaaacccttcaatacgatgtcggatgaagataatttttatatgtaaattatagacctcgatgagatctacaactttgtagttttgagttttttcatttgaggacagtaagatactcgaaaaaataatataaaatttcgacgctcccgaaaatatcaaaaaTTACTGTTCATCcgcaaaaccgcccagaaggttgaaagttgcactttttcgagagttggagggccaaagttgtctggttttgaagttcgaggttgaaatccgaactttgctgcaagttggggggtgtaaattggacttaaccctttATACTTCTATGCATATGCCTTCCATTCTGGGCCAGTTAGCCTAACGTTGGGCCGGCGCTCATGGATGGGCCTGGCCTGCTTACTTGTGGATGCTTCATCAGAGTGAGACACTGGCACTGTAGAAGACGTGCTGACAATCCCCTCTCCTTTAGAGCCAGCATGACCCCAAGCCGACGCTCTTGGGAAACGCTGCTGCAGAGGAACCAGCAGCTCCCATGTAGCCAAGGATCGAGGCATCTGGGACCATTGCACCAATACTTCTTCAGCTGGAAAGGCACCTGATGTCCAGCGGCGATCAAGAATAGCTTGTGGCACCTGAAACTGGACAAGCGCATCTGGAATGTCAGCAGTAACCTGTTGCTTACCATGCGATGCCTTgagttgggaaacatggaacacaggGTGTATTGAAGAAGTAGCAGGAAGCGCGAGCTTGTAAGCAGCGGCACCAATTTTAGCCACAATTTTGTATGGGCCAAAGAAACGGAATGACAATTTCTGGTTAGCACGAGTGGCCAAGGAAGACTGGACATATGGTTGGAGTTTAAGAAAAACCCAATCGCCCATAGCAAAGTGACGCTCAGAGCGATGCTTATCGGCCTGGCGTTTCATGCGGAGTTGTGCTCGGCTCAAATGTTGTTGGATCAGGGAATGCATAACAGCGCGTTCATCCAGCCAGCTATTCAAGTCAGCTACTGGAGTGGCCTCAGGAGGAGAAACACCGAAGTGCCTGGGAGGAAAACCGTATAAAACTTCGAAGGGGGAACGACCCAAGGAGGTATGGAATGAAGAATTGTACCAAAATTCCATGAGGGAAACCCACTGAACCCATTTAGAGGGACAAGCATGAGCAAAATAGTGCAAAAAGGTTTCAAGACATTGATTCACCCGCTCGGTTTGGCCATccgtttgcgggtggtaagccgTGCTCATGCGCAAGGAAGTGCTAGAAGGTGTGAAAAGAGATTTCCAGAAGGCACTTGTGAAAATGCGATCACGATCGGATATGATAGCTAGTGGCATACCGTGGAGGCGGTAGACATGATCCATGAATAAGCAAGCCACCGACGCAGCCGTAAATGGATGGTGTAACGGGATGAAGTGCGCATACTTGGACAGCTTGTCAACGACCACCAACAGAGCATTGGCTGACCTAGAGCGAGGTAGGCCCTCCATGAAATCCATTGTTATGACCTCCCAAGTGGCTGAGGGAATGGGCAGCGGCTGTAGAAGGCCTGGACTCTTGGCACGGTCCGGCTTAGCACGCTGGCAGATATCACAGCTACGGACAAACTCATTGGTGGCCGAGTACATACCAGGCCAGAAGAATAGTTGATGGAGCTTCTGGTAAGTAACTGGGACCCCTGAGTGTCCCCCTAGTGGACTAGAATGCAAGGCCTCCAGAACCAAGGATTGCAGCTTGGGATCATGAGCCAACCAAATACGACGCTTGTAGCGAATGACACCATTGACCAGTGAGAAGTGTGGCAGCGAGTTGGGGTTGATA includes these proteins:
- the LOC136528092 gene encoding dolabradiene monooxygenase-like — protein: MDDRYYVYLGLALVSLLVVLARRRRGPAAGHGLRFPPGPWQLPVIGSMHHLVGQLPHRAMRDLARRHGPVMLLRIGEVPTLVISSREAAREVMKTHDTSFASRPLSATVRVLTNDGRDIIFAPYGEHWRQLRKLAITELLSTRRVLSFRAIREEEVAAMLRACAAAAAESRPVEMRARLSALVADATVRAVMGDRCRDRDVFLRELDRSIGLSAGFNPADLWPSSRLVGQLSGAVRRAEECRDTVFGILDGIIKEHLQRMDSAGAGAGEDLLDVLLKIHKDGSLQIPLDMDVLKAVIFDIFGAGSETSATTLEWAMAELIRNPKAMQRATAEVREAFGARGAVAEHALSELRYLHLVIRETFRLHTPLPLLLPRQSQEPCRVLGYDVPAGTTVLVNVWALGRDGRYWPGDPEEFRPERFEAEASAVEFKGADFELLPFGAGRRMCPGMSFGLANVELALASLLFHFDWEAPGVSDPAEFDMTEAFGITARRKANLLLRPILRVPLPAGV